The segment TCCGGTTtgaaccccttcactaccctaaaGTACCAGGGATGTTAGCATTAATCTAATGGCACAGTTCctacattattttttattgaaacaaaATGTGCTAAAATGTATGGGAACAATACTATGAAGAATCTTTGATTTTAGAATGgaggaaattattttattttaaaacaatTCTTTTACTGACCACCAATTTAAACTTTGGAATATAATTTAGCTCAGTGGGAAATTATGAAAATATTACTCAGTTGTTTTCCTTTGCTTGTGTATATAAATGACTAGATTGCCAGATGCTTACATCATTATAATGCTCAGTGGGAATTTTACAAAGAGAATAATAATCAGATAATGTCACTGAGATTCTTCATGTAAAACTGGTGCagatattgtaatattttgtattatttaattaattttattattctaaTGGCCTACTATCTTTTTGTGAATTGATTGATAAAACAAAATGTAATGTAAAGGTTCATTCAAAATATAAATATGTCATTTCTGCTAGAATATCAACATTTTCTGTATATATAATTCTATTTAAATAAGAGTCAGCGGGTAAAACAAGTGCAGATATTGTAATATCTTGTATTATTTAATTAATTGTATTATTCTTATGGCCTACTATATTTTCTGTGGATtgataaaaaaacattaaatgtAAAAGGTCCattcaaaataaatatatatatattgtgaaagtgattagaatatgtttaaaacataacaccatgattgcgttaacacatatatacatatcacacatacacacacacacacacacacacacaaacacacacacataattttTGCTTGAGTATCAATATTTTCTGTATATATACTTCTATTTAAATAAAGGTCATCAGGTAAAACAGGTGCATTAattttaaaaatttatattttaaaattCTAATCAATTCAAATCTAATTATGAAACGATTGTTAGATAAttttcaatattattttttttatttaaaatataagTATACAGTTCACATATTACGATGGGAACGGGAGATGGGCTCTACGTTTTCCATGGCACAATGGATGAAGGCCTCTAGTTTTATTACTCGTCACTCCATATGTGTTAACCATATTGAACTCACCCGTAAAATCCACATGAGATGGTACCTAACACCTTCCAGATGTGCACACATATTCCAAGGCAGTTCTAATGACTGCTGGAGAGGATGTGGTTCCCTGGGTTCCACATTGCATATGTGGTGGTCCTGCCCTAGGGTGGGGGTATTGTGGAGGGAGGTTTTTCGCCTCATATTTGAAATTATAGGAGAATCTATTCCGTTCTGCCCGGAATTGGCTATTTTAGACATTGGCTTGGAAGACATAATGGCGGAGCATCGGGTACTGATACACCATGTTTTCATTGCTGCTAGAATGGCAATAGCTAAGTCATGGAAATCAATTATCTCCCCTTCTTTATCGGAGGTGATAGGCAGGGTAAATATAGCATGTCACCATGAATCCATGCTTTTACAATCTCCCTCTGGGTATGCCAAGAGTTCACGTTATTGGGAGCTTTGGGTAAATTCGAAGTATTACACTTAAGTGCAGAAAGTTCGCTGGCACTATGACATAATTAATATTAACATTGGTTTGAAAATGGCATAGTAAAGTTCTTAAGTTCTTTTGTGGTTGTTTTCTGGTTATGATTATGTATATCCTTCAATGACATATCACATGTATGTATTATTGTACGCAGGTCCATGTTCTGGGACCAAGGATGgtttatattgtttgaaaaaagttgtaaacatttttcaataaaaatgtattgatttaaaaataaaatataagtaTACAATATACCAAAATTTTTAGTACAGTAgttatgtgaaaaataaaatattgttttcCAAAAATTGTTGGAAAACTTCATTATTCATCTTACGCTTTGCCATATAGTTAGACGTTTGAGTTAATATTCAACAACCTAATCAGTGTCTTAACAATCTCTGTTCTGATTTACACGCCATTGCTGTCAATTGAAAACTTTATTAACTGCAGGAATTGTTTCCTTCGTCAGTGGAGGAAATTAAATCTTTCCATAGAGTACATGGACCATTGGCTGGTAACAGAAAAAGGAAGATACACGGAATTGAGATATTGTATTAGAAAAGTGAGTACTTGTGATTAGAATACTTTTATTAGCTTGCAGCATGTTTTAGTACTACAGGGATTTCGTCATCAGGTTCATGAACCTATGGATTTACCTAAATAggacttaaaaaataaataaataaaatccaaaGTTAAAGCAAAAAATTTGGCAAATTTCTTATATGAGCCACTACAAGCAAACTTATCATGATGATGATTGAGGACACTGAAGACATCCAAAAAAGTTCTTCTAAAGACAAGTCTTTGCTGTCATATTTGCAAGTCAATGACCACCAGTCTAAAATGACCAGTGAATTCTGAACTCATCAGTCTCTTAAACTGCACTACAAGGGAGACacttctaaaagaaaaaaaaaatacttctaggtagtatacttttttttttataatataagaacaataataataataacaatatcatattttttttttaccaatatttTGTTCTGATTGTTATTATCTTGAAGAGTTTAAATAGAGGATACAGTggtcattttcttaaaaatactttttacatattttactgTTCAATCCTGAATCCAAAAATGTGGctattttaataaaatgtgtggacaaataaacttttaaaatattacagtttaattaaaaaaaaataataattaaatgatCTGATTTAGACAATATCTAGTTTTTGCCACCTGCTAAATTCAAATTAAACTTTAGACTAAGCTTTAGTATCGTCTACAAATGAATTTGTCTACTTTTAGTTTGAAAGTGTTGATTTTTATTAAATTCATTCTTTATTTGAtataattatgattttttttttgtaggcacAAATGTTTTTGATTTATTGGTGACACAATCAATAACATGGAGAAAGGAAACTATACAAGAATACATGAATTTATACTTGTTGGATTTTCTGGTGTTCTTCAACTGCAGTATTTCCTCTTCGTGGTCTTTCTCTGCACCTATAAGATTTCACTGCTGGCTCATATGTTTATAATTAGTTTATATAATTTCAGCCCAAATCTTCATACTCCTATGTATTTTTTTCTTGCCAATTTCTCCTTTTTGGAAATATGTTACCTGTCAACTATAGTTCCCAACTTGTTAAAAAACTGTCTCTCACATCACAAAAACATCACCTTCTACGGATGTGCTGTGCAAATGTACTGTTTTCTATTACTGGGCAGTGGAGAATGCTATATGCTGGCAGCCATGGCGTACGATCGATATAACGCCATATGTCATCCATTATTATATAGTAATATTATGAGGAAGGTAGTTTGTATCAGGCTGGTCATTGGTTCTTGGCTCATTGGGACCACGGTTGGTGTCCTACAAACCATACTCATATTTTCGTTGCCATTCTGTGGCTCCAATAGAATCAACAATTTTTACTGTGATATTCCGCCTTTAATGAGTCTGGCCTGTATTAACACAAAGTTCAATGAAATTATTATGCTATTAATcacaatttttattattatagggCCTTTTATATTGACAGTAATTTCATATGCAAACATCATCTCGACAATTCTCAAGCGCCATTCTGCAGGGATGAGGAAAAAAGCTTTTTCAACTTGTACCTCCCACCTGATAGTTGTAACTTTGTTCTATATGTCAGCCACTATTATGTACTTGAGACCAAAGTCAAGTTATGGCATGGATGAAGAGAAGTTTTTGTCCCTCATATATACTATTATTGCACCTTTGCTTAACCCTTTCATATATAGTTTAAGAAATAATGATGTAAAACATGCAGTTAAAAAGATAGTATGTCGAATTAAAATAGCACTTTAAGATAATTAAAAAAGaattgtgtagtgtatagtgtgtatttTGTGTTTATCTCAAAACCTCTGAAAACACAACCAAAAAATAGCTTTGAAAAATGTCTTCTAGAAGGACAATAAACTGTACATAGGATATTAGAGAATTGAAAATCCATCATTTGGTCTTGATCAGGATGGTCTCCTCCAGTGGTGGTCTTCTGGAGAGATGTCACTGTATGTATAAAATGACTACTCTCGCACGTTGCTAGTGTTTTCAACCAGTTAGGCCTGTGTGTCAAAATAAAGAGTTTCTGTTTTGTTTTGTAATCCTCCATATATAAGATGGCTTtccaatgttttttaaaaaaaaatgtcctacaTCATTATGATGCCCGCTGAATTGAGCGCAGCGGTCTGTAAACTTTGTGTGTCCCCAGGGCAGCCATATCACAAAAGGTATCTTGCACATTGCTCAAATAGTGAGGGGTGGCACTGACGGTGGTCTGGGCCAATACGAGTATGTCACAGTACTGGAGATTTTTAGCAAAAGATGGTATAGGAGATTTGTGTCAACGGAAATTTACTAGACCAGTATTAGCACCCGGCCAtagcaggaaaaaaaattaaaaatcacacTTCTGATCACAAGAGGCACAGTTCTTACACACGGCTCAGGAAGATGAATTATGGATGCTGTCGTCATAGCTAAGTGCGCTCTTCCCTCATGCAAGAGCAGGTCTGGCAATTCCCTACTAGGCCGCAACTGGCTTGCTGCACTGCACTTGCTGTCACACATGGGAAGGCTCTAGCCCATCATCCGCGACAGTGCAGGACCCACAAACTCAGGCGCCAACTTCAGTACCGTCACTCCACAGGTCACTCTCTTAAGCTAAGTTCTTTCTCTTCCACTTGAACACAGCAGTTTGGCAGAAACACCGCTGGTTTATAGAAAAGGCGATGTGCCCAGCATCAGGATGGAGCATAGCCACACTGAGCTGTTATGGAGTGGCAGAAATTTAGCAAAGATGGTTTAGTCCACTACATCCTGGCGCCAAATAATTTTGTAAGCAAGCCAGAAAATCAACATCTGCCACACCTGCAAACAGTAACTTTACAGTGAAATACCCAACATAAGTAAAACAGCACAACTAAAGTAGGACAGGCCGGACAGGCCACTCTTAGGAAAGGACACCTGGGGGAGGAAACAGCACAAGCATACAGCACTTAAAGGCGCAGTGCATTTATACATTAAACCATACTTTTACATATAAACAAATTAGACATAAATGAAACGCAAAGTATCCTTTAAGAGttggaaatcccccccccccccccacacacttaCACTTGTATGGACTTGAGTACCGCTTTGATATTTACATGTAGCGTAACTGTGTTTATTCAGCGCCGGAAAAGGGAGgcagtttgttttttaaaacatgtAATTGAAAAACTCTATTACTTATCATGAATAAGAGGCTAgacaaaaaacagctaaaaaaaataattcaccttAAACCACATTTTGTCTACTATCTTCAGTTAGTGCCTCAAAAAAAGGGGCATGGTCAGCTTTACAGGTCAAGCACGCGACCCTATTACAGCCGTGTTGAACCCTCAGTACAGAACAGTGGTACGATACCTATAGAAGTCTTTGGAGCCATACTGTATATTAGTATGTCCCTGACCTTATACAGAGGTATATAGAGTTGTTTTCTGTGAGATCTAGAAGAAACCAAACAGAAAAAGAGTCCAGTTCGCTCACACAGCATATATCAGAGACTGGTACACAGTtaggaaaaaaaacatctgaTGGGGGTTGTTTCTGCCAAAGGCTTCAGTACAGGTATTAAAGCAGAGGGTGTACTTTTTctacagaaataaaaatatattaaacatattaaatataataaaacttttactgAGAGACAGTCCCCCAATTGGCCATCACATTATGTTCTCTAATGGACAAGAAGATCATCAGAACACCCAGTTCACACCTACCCAGACTCAATCTATAGCTATCTTGGGAGTGTACACATAAAGCATTAGTGTGCTTAGTGCAACTAAAGTTCTGTGAGGGTTTCCCAAAAATCACCTGCCATATTCAATTCTAATGCTGTAGACAAAGAGCCATCGAGTACCAGAAGCTTCTTGTGTAATAATATTAATGGACAAGAATGGTTCCAGGGGCTGTAAAGGGTGCAAAGGTTGGAGTCCAATTTGGGCTCTTGTGTCTTAGGGGGCCTAAAAGCCCCGCTGCCACATGAGAAGACAtcagtattttaaaaaatgttaggTGTGGAGACCCTGTTACAGAGTTTACATTTGGGccctacattagtattgcagtgtattgtagcagtgATCTAAGGATCGCTgggtcaagtcccctagggagactcataaaatgtgtaaaaaaaaagaaaaaaaggtagaATGAAGTTTTTAATAgtgtcaaaaaataataatttatatatatatatatatatatatatatatatatatatatatatatatacacacacatactgtatatattaaaaagtaaaaaaaaaacaaaaaaaatgtttcccattttttaaacccttttcccatttttttgaaaaaataaacaaaattggcatCACCacgtccgtggaatgtctattcactgtctaaacacttcagtatcgttaatgtgttagtataagacagcgcatagcgatctaaaaggatccctatgcgctgactaaatgaatggagagaagtgcatgacactgattggtcagcgtcatacactcctctgtacaatgcccacttggtctaaagtaacaatacgcccacttgggcattaagcaactcattagcataaatctaaaatcgctaataaagtggtgaaaatagatagttttattaaataaaaagcactgctgtcacctacattacagcgccaatctccttatgtaggagacagggcacttataatgtggtgacagagactctttaatgtAGTTGTTagggaggagaggaggaaggggatgcagctgcagtttctcactCAGTGAAACAACGTGAGAGGGGAATGGAGGGGGCAACAAGAgtgagacatctgattggctgagAGCACAATGTAAACAACTGCACTTTAAGAAGAGCTTGCACACATTTACCAAACGTGGAGAGATAAAATATTAAATTGTTTTTGTAGGATTTCTGTCTTTGCAAACAAAATTACACCCGTGTGTTTTTCACCCCTGAGaataattgcaaaaattaacaagATTATTTATATCTTCTTGTTTTTATATAAACTGTTGACAATGTTATCTCTGCTGATTCTTGCTAAGCAGAAATAAGGCTTTAATACACCGTCTCCCGACAAGATGACTGGACTGCCCTGTG is part of the Rhinoderma darwinii isolate aRhiDar2 chromosome 10, aRhiDar2.hap1, whole genome shotgun sequence genome and harbors:
- the LOC142662575 gene encoding olfactory receptor 5V1-like is translated as MEKGNYTRIHEFILVGFSGVLQLQYFLFVVFLCTYKISLLAHMFIISLYNFSPNLHTPMYFFLANFSFLEICYLSTIVPNLLKNCLSHHKNITFYGCAVQMYCFLLLGSGECYMLAAMAYDRYNAICHPLLYSNIMRKVVCIRLVIGSWLIGTTVGVLQTILIFSLPFCGSNRINNFYCDIPPLMSLACINTKFNEIIMLLITIFIIIGPFILTVISYANIISTILKRHSAGMRKKAFSTCTSHLIVVTLFYMSATIMYLRPKSSYGMDEEKFLSLIYTIIAPLLNPFIYSLRNNDVKHAVKKIVCRIKIAL